The genomic DNA GACGTTCCCGAAGCGCTCCCCCGCCAGGTGGTCCGACTTTCGGACGGGGGCACGCTGGACCTGAGAGCCGGATTCGTACGGCGCGAGATAGAGGGACGGACGCTGGTCATGCTCGCGTTCAACCGCCAGATCCCCGGCCCGCTCATCGAAGTCGGCGAGAAGACGACGATCTTCGTCGACTTCACGAACAACACACCGTTGCCCACAACGGTGCACTGGCACGGTGTCCGGCTCGACAACCGTTACGACGGCGTGCCCGGTGTGACGCAAGAGCCCGTGCAGCCGGGCGAGTCGTTCCGCTATCAGATCTACTTCCGCGACGCCGGCATCTACTGGTATCACCCCCATCACCGCGAGGACGTGCAGCAGGAGATGGGTCTCGCCGGCAACATGCTCGTGGAGCCACTCGCCGACTCGTATTACAGCCCGGTGAACCGCGAAGAGGTCGTGATGCTCGACGACCTGCTGCTCGACGATTCGGGTCTGGTTCCGTTCGGAAGCGAGTCGTCGAACTACATGCTCATGGGCCGCTTCGGAAACGTCTTCCTGACGAACGGCGAGCCCGACTACCGCCTCGAGGTCGATGCTGGGGATGTCGTGCGCTTCTTCTTCACGAACGTCTCGAATACGAGGACGTTCAATCTGTCGTTCCGGTCGACCTCTGAGCCCGATGCTCCACCGCTGCCCGTGAAGGTCGTGGGCTCCGATGTGGGCAAGTTCGAGCGTGAGACCATGGTAGAGAGCATCGTGCTCGCGCCGGCCGAGCGCTATGTCGTCGAGGTTCTTTTCGAGGAGCCCGGAGCCTACGCGCTTACGAATCACGTCCAGGGCATCAACCACCGCATGGGTCTCTTTCGGGAGGAAGTCCGTAGACTCGGAACCGTGGCCGTGTCCGGGGCACGCACGGGCGCGGACCACGGACACGCCTTCGAGACGCTGCGCATCAACGACGACGTCCGAGCGGACATCGACCCGTACCGGAGTGAGTTCGGTCGTGCGCCCGACCACGAGCTCGTGCTGACGCTGGAAGTCGACAGCCTGCCGTTGGCGATCGAGCAGTCGATGCTCTACGACTGGATCTACTTCAACCCGGTCGAATGGACCGGCACCATGCCCGTGATGAACTGGGCGACGACGGGATCCGAGATCGGCTGGATTCTGCGCGATGGTCTGACCGGCGCCGAGAACGAGCAGATCGATTGGCGATTCCGGGTCGGCGACGTGGTAAAGATCCGCATCCACAACGACCGCGGCGCGTTCCACTCCATGCAGCACCCGCTCCACATCCACGGACAGCGCTTCCTCGTGCTGGAGCAGAACGGCGTGCCGAACGACAACCTCGTCTGGAAGGACACCGTTTTGTTGCCGGCGGGCTCCACGACGGACATCCTGTTGGAGCTCTCGAACCCGGGCCGCTGGATGGTGCACTGCCACATTGCGGAGCACCTGGAGTCCGGAATGAAGTTCGTCTTCGACGTCGAAGGAAACTGACATGAACGTACGAATCGCCTCCCTCGCTCTCGCCGTCGCCCTGCTTCTTTCGGCGTCCCCTGCGACGGCGCAGGATTTCCAGGAACTCGTAGCCGTGAATGGCCCCGTGATCGCGCTCACGCACGTGAAGCTGATCGACGGCTTGGGCACGCCGGCTCTCGAGGATCAAACGATCCTGATCGAGGACGACAGGATCACCGCGGTCGGTCCGAGCGGCACGGTCCGGATTCCGGCCGGAGCGGAGGTCCTCGATCTGACCGGTCACACGGTGATCCCAGGCCTCATCGGGCTGCATAACCACAGCTACTACACGGGCGGACGCGGACGCGCGGCCCAGCTCTCATTCTCGGGGTCGAGGCTATACCTCGCGTCGGGCGTGACGACGATCCGCACGACAGGAGCGAGGGCGCCGTACGAAGAGCTCAACCTCAGGCGGGAGATCGAGGCTGGGCGTGTGGTCGGCCCGACGATGTTCACGACCGGCCCTTACCTGACCGGCGAGCAAGGCTCGCTGACAATGGCGCGGCTGAAGGGCCCCGATCAGGCGCGTCGTGTCGTGCGCTACTGGGCAGAGGAGGGCGTGAGCTGGTTCAAGGCCTACACCTGGATCTCGCGGGCCGAGCTGGGGGCCGTGATCGACGAGGCCCACCGCCACGGCGTGAAGGTCACAGCCCACCTGTGCTCGGTCGGGTATCAGGAGGCCGTCGCGCTGGGGATCGACAACTTGGAGCACGGCCTCTTCGCCAACAGCGAGTACGCACCGGACAAGCGCCCAGACGAGTGCCCGCAGGGGTTTCGCAACGCGTATGCGGATCTCGACGTGGGCAGCCCCGAGGTCCAGAAGACGTTCAGGGACATGATCGACGCAGGCGTGGCGATGACCTCGACGCTAGTCGTCTACGAGATCTCAGTGTCGGGCCGCCCGCCGATCGATGAGCGCGTGTACGACGTGCTGGCCCCCGAGATCGCCGAGGAGGTTCGAGAGATCGCGATCGCCCGGCGGGCAGGCCGGGGCGCGATCTCTCCGGCGATGCTTGCCAAGGCAATGGAGTACGAGCGTGCCTTCGTCGCTGCGGGCGGTCTGCTCGCTGCCGGCGTGGACCCGACCGGGTACGGTGCCGCGCCTCCAGGGCTCGGTGATCAGCGCAACTACGAGCTCCTCCTGGAGGCCGGGTTCAGCGCCCCGGAGGTGGTGCAGATCATGAGCGCCAACGGAGCCGAAGTGCTCGGGATCGACGAGGATGTGGGCACTATCGAAGTCGGCAAGGTTGCCGACTTGGTGGTCATCGAGGGTGATCTCGAGGCCGCCGGCAACCTGCACGGAACCAAGATCGTCTTCCGTCACGGCGTCGGTTGGGACTCGAGCAAGCTGATCGACTCGATC from Gemmatimonadota bacterium includes the following:
- a CDS encoding multicopper oxidase family protein produces the protein MHCPLIRSAAATVVTLAMLPLQASTQIAGVPPLCADRPPATGASIFTADGGRPVRSGSVLDRPASDLFCIDLFSTARAGDATGVVALTRPWSPFGVTVTAQGRHRHKLTAWIAGLPDPATLGPYTTYVAWATPLVLDPVVRLGEVGNGRNELGEVAFNKYIVLVTAEASAEAAERTGPLVLRGRSPSSRMEAHDLMALAPAAEAGGASRTPTPGASTWRLPPMYEGVPMLPGIIEGRPRSSPFLPGAEPDVPEALPRQVVRLSDGGTLDLRAGFVRREIEGRTLVMLAFNRQIPGPLIEVGEKTTIFVDFTNNTPLPTTVHWHGVRLDNRYDGVPGVTQEPVQPGESFRYQIYFRDAGIYWYHPHHREDVQQEMGLAGNMLVEPLADSYYSPVNREEVVMLDDLLLDDSGLVPFGSESSNYMLMGRFGNVFLTNGEPDYRLEVDAGDVVRFFFTNVSNTRTFNLSFRSTSEPDAPPLPVKVVGSDVGKFERETMVESIVLAPAERYVVEVLFEEPGAYALTNHVQGINHRMGLFREEVRRLGTVAVSGARTGADHGHAFETLRINDDVRADIDPYRSEFGRAPDHELVLTLEVDSLPLAIEQSMLYDWIYFNPVEWTGTMPVMNWATTGSEIGWILRDGLTGAENEQIDWRFRVGDVVKIRIHNDRGAFHSMQHPLHIHGQRFLVLEQNGVPNDNLVWKDTVLLPAGSTTDILLELSNPGRWMVHCHIAEHLESGMKFVFDVEGN
- a CDS encoding amidohydrolase family protein, with the protein product MNVRIASLALAVALLLSASPATAQDFQELVAVNGPVIALTHVKLIDGLGTPALEDQTILIEDDRITAVGPSGTVRIPAGAEVLDLTGHTVIPGLIGLHNHSYYTGGRGRAAQLSFSGSRLYLASGVTTIRTTGARAPYEELNLRREIEAGRVVGPTMFTTGPYLTGEQGSLTMARLKGPDQARRVVRYWAEEGVSWFKAYTWISRAELGAVIDEAHRHGVKVTAHLCSVGYQEAVALGIDNLEHGLFANSEYAPDKRPDECPQGFRNAYADLDVGSPEVQKTFRDMIDAGVAMTSTLVVYEISVSGRPPIDERVYDVLAPEIAEEVREIAIARRAGRGAISPAMLAKAMEYERAFVAAGGLLAAGVDPTGYGAAPPGLGDQRNYELLLEAGFSAPEVVQIMSANGAEVLGIDEDVGTIEVGKVADLVVIEGDLEAAGNLHGTKIVFRHGVGWDSSKLIDSIRGIVGIR